The genomic window CCGATCATCATCAACGGGCTGATCTGGATGGGAAGTGTCGATTACATGGAAGAACAAATACGTGATAAACTGGATCAGGGATTTCATTGTATCAAATTAAAGATCGGGGTCGACTGGAAATCGGAATATGAAGTTCTTAAGAAACTGAGACAGAAGTTTTCAAAGGAAATCCTGGAATTGCGCGTGGATGCCAATGGCGGTTTCAGCAAAGATGAAGCGGAAACCGTTCTTCAACAGCTGGCAGATTTACAAATTCATTCTATTGAGCAGCCGATTAAGGCAGGAAATATAGCTGATATGGCTGAACTATGTTCGGAGACGCCAACCCCAATTGCTTTGGATGAGGAATTGATCGGAATTACAGACTTTAATGAAAAGAAAAAGCTACTGGAAATAATAAAGCCTCAGTACATTATTCTGAAACCAGCTCTTATCGGAGGTTTTGCAGGTTCGGATGAATGGATTTCTTTAGCGGAAAGCCAGAAGATCGGATGGTGGATTACCTCAGCGTTGGAAAGTAATATCGGACTGAATGCCATTGCTCAATATACTTTCACAAAAAAAAGCCCGATGCCGCAAGGATTGGGGACCGGAGCTTTATTTGTAAATAATTTCGAATCACATCTTGATTTGCAAGGCGAAATGTTATGGTTCAAAATATAAATAAGAAAATTAATTAGCAAGCTGGCGGAGGTGAATCCGGACAAGTGGTTTTGCCACAATAATCGGGATCCCATGATCTGCAGCACATAGCCGCCGGATTCCAATTGTTACAGCCAAGAGGAGGCCTTCCTCCCTGAATTGTTCTCAATTTTTCTCTTTTGATTTTTTCTAGATTTTTCATGATAACATTTTAATTTGATTGGTAATGTAAATATGAAAATCTTTTGGGAGAT from Chryseobacterium sp. SORGH_AS_0447 includes these protein-coding regions:
- the menC gene encoding o-succinylbenzoate synthase, with translation MKAEYFRYLLEFKRPSGTSRGVLHEKETFILEISENEKKGVGECAVFRGLSFDDRPDYEEKLQWLCENIQQDYEVLKAYLKDFPSIWFGYEQALLNLKHGGNIYFPSEFTQGVSPIIINGLIWMGSVDYMEEQIRDKLDQGFHCIKLKIGVDWKSEYEVLKKLRQKFSKEILELRVDANGGFSKDEAETVLQQLADLQIHSIEQPIKAGNIADMAELCSETPTPIALDEELIGITDFNEKKKLLEIIKPQYIILKPALIGGFAGSDEWISLAESQKIGWWITSALESNIGLNAIAQYTFTKKSPMPQGLGTGALFVNNFESHLDLQGEMLWFKI